In a single window of the Salmo trutta chromosome 21, fSalTru1.1, whole genome shotgun sequence genome:
- the LOC115156436 gene encoding PGC-1 and ERR-induced regulator in muscle protein 1-like has protein sequence MPVILLMGETNSSVVTSEQVAVILLRGERKLWAAQGLRGEPEKNPSAQGLRCEPEKNPTAQGLRGEPEKNPSAQGLRGEPEKNPSAQGLRCEPEKNPAAQGLRGEPEKNPAAQGLRSGPEKNPAAQGLRGGPEKNPSAQGLRGEPEKNPAAQGLRGGPEKNPAAQGLRGGPEKNPSAQGLRGEPEKNPSAQGLRCEPEKNPTAQGLRGEPEKNPSAQGLRGEPEKNPSAQGLRCEPEKNPTAQGLRGEPEKNPASQGLRGGPEKNPAAQGLRGGPEKNPAAQGLRGGPEKNPAAQDLRGEPEKNPAAQDLRGEPEKNPAAQDLRGEPEKNPAAQDLRGEPEKNPAAQDLRDEPEKNPAAQDLRGEPEKNPAAQDLRGEPEKNHAAHGLRCEPEK, from the exons ATGCCTGTCATTCTTTTAATGGGGGAGACTAATTCTAGTGTGGTGACGAGTGAGCAGGTGGCAGTCATACTCTTGAG aggagagaggaaactcTGGGCTGCCCAGGGCCTGAGAG GTGAACCAGAGAAGAACCCCTCTGCCCAGGGCCTGAGATGTGAACCAGAGAAGAACCCCACTGCCCAGGGCCTGAGAGGTGAACCAGAGAAGAACCCCTCTGCCCAGGGCCTGAGAGGTGAACCAGAGAAGAACCCCTCTGCCCAGGGCCTGAGATGTGAACCAGAGAAGAACCCCGCTGCCCAGGGCCTGAGAGGTGAACCAGAGAAGAACCCCGCTGCCCAGGGCCTGAGAAGTGGACCAGAGAAGAACCCCGCTGCCCAGGGCCTGAGAGGTGGACCAGAGAAGAACCCCTCTGCCCAGGGCCTGAGAGGTGAACCAGAGAAGAACCCCGCTGCCCAGGGCCTGAGAGGTGGACCAGAGAAGAACCCCGCTGCCCAGGGCCTGAGAGGTGGACCAGAGAAGAACCCCTCTGCCCAGGGCCTGAGAGGTGAACCAGAGAAGAACCCCTCTGCCCAGGGCCTGAGATGTGAACCAGAGAAGAACCCCACTGCCCAGGGCCTGAGAGGTGAACCAGAGAAGAACCCCTCTGCCCAGGGCCTGAGAGGTGAACCAGAGAAGAACCCCTCTGCCCAGGGCCTGAGATGTGAACCAGAGAAGAACCCCACTGCCCAGGGCCTGAGAGGTGAACCAGAGAAGAACCCCGCTTCCCAGGGCCTGAGAGGTGGACCAGAGAAGAACCCCGCTGCCCAGGGCCTGAGAGGTGGACCAGAGAAGAACCCCGCTGCCCAGGGCCTGAGAGGTGGACCAGAGAAGAACCCCGCTGCCCAGGACCTGAGAGGTGAACCAGAGAAGAACCCCGCTGCCCAGGACCTGAGAGGTGAACCAGAGAAGAACCCCGCTGCCCAGGACCTGAGAGGTGAACCAGAGAAGAACCCCGCTGCCCAGGACCTGAGAGGTGAACCAGAGAAGAACCCCGCTGCCCAGGACCTGAGAGATGAACCAGAGAAGAACCCCGCTGCCCAGGACCTGAGAGGTGAACCAGAGAAGAACCCCGCTGCCCAGGACCTGAGAGGTGAACCAGAGAAGAACCACGCTGCCCACGGCCTGAGATGTGAACcagagaaatag